A window from Osmia lignaria lignaria isolate PbOS001 chromosome 8, iyOsmLign1, whole genome shotgun sequence encodes these proteins:
- the LOC117606429 gene encoding sodium/hydrogen exchanger 9B1: MALWKRDRKEESGEDSEERTDSSRHSKANPDSNFDSDSNSNLDGDSKKLEQDDMTCCHRITVCSPVIRELLVTEPVSRYLGRHVTWAHFFSTTSNMALATIVWAFLYFLLGDTMLPTNDGFGLYVLVIFSSFLGRSLSSIPYLNLPPVFGMLLAGLIVRNTGLFNIQEELGVANTAKIRTFCLTFVAIRAGLQLSTTSLKRNPIFLISLAIIPCTMEMFGVTLFCRYVLFYSWNWSFMTGTILACMSPVVTVNCVLALAERGYGEDKGLAAILCTAACIDNVHMISLFAVCYTNLFSNDQEKSEWWSYIPAGLRDTLLGIGTGLCLGIFFVFFPHRSYKYATSYRIICLVSASLMCTTAMAEISISGGGFLASMVLSFIAITGWKILSDSFDTAPFRQATYILWQLVQPILVGVIGADINFNHWTLSRLSLHLLCILIGLSVRSLTILFASFRSPFTWKERLFVIVCWLPKGTLQAAMAPMAYERVRHRANGRMIELAVDVVKVSVLTMLFLAPIGAILINLTGPILLNKITKEEQRRKRELSYLRILSLQPFSHQSVRKKEIKRRLSGVVTA, from the exons ATGGCTTTGTGGAAGCGAGATCGCAAGGAGGAGTCGGGAGAGGATTCCGAAGAGCGTACAGATTCTAGCAGGCATTCAAAGGCAAACCCGGATTCGAATTTCGACTCGGATTCGAATTCCAACTTGGACGGGGATTCAAAGAAGCTAGAGCAAGATGATATGACGTGTTGCCATCGAATAACCGTGTGTAGTCCTGTGATACGAGAGTTGCTGGTAACGGAACCCGTATCGAGATACTTGGGACGGCACGTGACATGGGCCCATTTCTTCTCGACGACCAGCAACATGGCACTCGCGACGATCGTCTGGGCATTCTTGTATTTCCTACTGGGCGATACGATGCTGCCGACCAACGATGGTTTCGGTTTATACGTTCTCGTTATATTTTCCTCTTTCCTCGGTCGCTCTTTATCCTCGATCCCGTACTTGAATCTTCCTCCGGTATTCGGGATGCTGTTAGCCGGTCTAATCGTTCGTAATACTGGACTGTTCAACATCCAGGAGGAGCTCGGTGTCGCAAACACCGCTAAAATTCGAACCTTTTGTCTGACCTTTGTCGCGATACGAGCAGGACTTCAATTGTCTACCACCAGCCTGAAGAGGAACCCGATCTTCCTAATCAGCTTGGCCATCATACCTTGCACGATGGAGATGTTTGGAGTCACCCTGTTCTGTAGATACGTTTTATTCTATTCTTGGAACTGGTCTTTTATGACCGG AACGATACTCGCCTGCATGTCGCCGGTAGTGACGGTCAACTGTGTCCTAGCTTTGGCCGAACGAGGTTACGGGGAGGACAAAGGACTCGCCGCGATACTCTGCACCGCTGCTTGCATCGACAACGTGCACATGATCTCTCTGTTTGCCGTCTGCTACACCAACCTTTTTTCCAACG ATCAAGAAAAATCGGAATGGTGGTCTTACATACCCGCTGGCCTTCGTGACACGTTACTGGGAATCGGAACGGGTCTTTGCTTAGGCATTTTCTTCGTCTTTTTCCCACATCGTAGCTAC AAATACGCGACCAGTTATCGCATCATATGCCTGGTATCTGCCTCTCTGATGTGTACCACGGCCATGGCGGAAATATCCATCTCGGGTGGAGGATTCTTGGCCAGCATGGTTCTATCGTTTATCGCCATCACCGGTTGGAAAATCTTGTCTGATTCTTTCGAC ACGGCTCCATTTCGGCAGGCGACCTATATCCTTTGGCAGTTGGTGCAACCGATTTTAGTTGGAGTAATCGGCGCCGACATTAATTTTAACCATTGGACCTTGTCTAGATTAAGCCTCCATCTATTGTGCATCCTAATTGGGCTATCG GTACGAAGTCTTACTATCCTCTTCGCCAGCTTCCGGAGTCCGTTTACGTGGAAAGAACGGCTGTTTGTGATCGTCTGTTGGCTACCGAAAGGCACCCTACAG GCGGCTATGGCACCAATGGCGTACGAACGAGTTCGACATCGAGCAAACGGTCGGATGATCGAGTTGGCTGTCGACGTGGTTAAAGTGTCCGTCCTGACCATGCTGTTTCTCGCACCGATCGGTGCGATCCTCATAAACCTTACCGGACCTATTCTTCTCAACAAAATAACCAAGGAGGAACAACGAAGAAAACGCGAGCTGAGTTACCTTCGAATCCTTAGCCTTCAACCTTTTTCGCATCAGTCAgtcagaaaaaaggaaataaagcgGCGGCTTTCGGGCGTTGTGACCGCTTGA